One segment of Polaribacter huanghezhanensis DNA contains the following:
- a CDS encoding DEAD/DEAH box helicase, which yields MQFKDLGLNKPIVRAITEHGYENPTLVQEQAIPIVLDKKDVIVSAQTGTGKTAAFALPILQQLFDKQDASKKGKKIRALIISPTRELAIQIEENFTLYSKYTNLKTGIVFGGVSIEPQKEMLKKGVDILIATPGRLLDLHKQDFVNLDFIETFVLDEADLMLDMGFIDDVKKIERLCHQKKQTLLFSATIPFKVIELAKTLLKDPVKIEVAPTSSTVKGVHQLLFYVPKQNKIELCLHLLRNSIKGSVLIFRRTKYGVDKLEKTLLNNKYKVDSIHGDKSQDLRQEALQKFKKGDVNILIATDVAARGIDVKDIDTVINFDIPNISETYVHRIGRTGRAGQEGAAFSFCSADEKNYIISIQKLINKQLDVIEEHPYPLDPKAKPEVHKSPDAGKYRKGRKSEASKKKKKRWY from the coding sequence ATGCAGTTTAAAGATTTAGGATTAAATAAACCAATTGTAAGAGCAATTACGGAACATGGATACGAAAATCCGACCTTAGTTCAAGAGCAAGCTATTCCAATCGTTCTTGATAAAAAAGATGTGATTGTTTCTGCTCAAACCGGAACAGGGAAGACGGCTGCATTTGCATTGCCGATTTTGCAACAACTTTTTGACAAACAAGATGCGTCTAAAAAAGGAAAGAAAATTAGAGCATTAATTATCAGTCCAACAAGAGAATTAGCAATACAAATAGAAGAAAATTTTACTCTTTACAGCAAATACACCAATTTAAAAACTGGAATTGTTTTTGGCGGAGTTTCAATTGAACCTCAAAAAGAAATGTTGAAAAAAGGGGTTGATATTTTAATTGCTACTCCAGGGAGGTTATTAGATTTACACAAACAAGATTTTGTAAACTTAGATTTTATAGAAACTTTTGTTTTAGATGAAGCCGATTTAATGTTAGATATGGGTTTTATTGATGATGTTAAGAAAATAGAACGCTTATGTCATCAAAAAAAACAAACGTTATTGTTCTCTGCAACAATACCATTTAAAGTGATAGAGTTAGCAAAAACACTCTTAAAAGACCCTGTAAAAATTGAAGTTGCTCCAACTTCTTCAACTGTAAAAGGTGTACATCAATTATTGTTTTACGTTCCTAAACAAAACAAGATAGAACTGTGTTTACATTTACTTAGAAATTCTATAAAAGGTAGTGTGCTTATTTTTAGAAGAACTAAATATGGAGTTGATAAGCTTGAAAAAACACTACTTAATAATAAGTATAAGGTAGATAGTATTCATGGAGACAAATCGCAAGATTTACGTCAAGAAGCATTACAGAAATTTAAAAAAGGAGACGTCAATATTCTAATAGCAACCGATGTTGCTGCTCGTGGAATTGATGTTAAAGATATTGATACGGTTATTAATTTTGACATTCCGAATATCTCAGAAACTTATGTGCATAGAATTGGTAGAACGGGTAGAGCAGGGCAAGAAGGTGCTGCATTTTCATTTTGTTCAGCGGATGAGAAAAACTACATTATTTCAATCCAAAAGTTAATCAATAAGCAATTGGATGTTATTGAAGAGCATCCGTATCCTTTAGATCCAAAAGCAAAACCAGAAGTACACAAATCGCCAGATGCTGGAAAGTACAGAAAAGGAAGGAAATCGGAAGCTTCTAAAAAGAAAAAGAAACGCTGGTATTAA
- a CDS encoding M14 family metallopeptidase yields the protein MKINKNILKSLLLVFLFPLAIGAQNSSEIFRAAGSPHNPKVQISFNRYYTSEGLAALSKKIADAHPNLVKRQSIGKSALGKDIWMLAVTNYKKGDADRKPGFYVDGNIHSNEIQGGEISIYTAWYLTENFNDNEYITNMLNERIFYIVPTINPDARNDFMKEPNTAHSPRSGMIPLDDDRDGKFDEDGYDDIDGDGSITRMRRKSDHGNYIIDPQDPRKMILIGPDDVVTAQRYEYLGNEGIDNDGDGRINEDTHGYYDPNRDWGWKWQPDYIQRGAYRYPFSLPETRAVADFVLAHPNIAGAQSFHNSGGMILRGPGAKEDLATYNRQDIRIYDAIGKKGEKMLPGYRYLTVYKDLYSVFGGELDWFYGSRGVYTFTNEIFSQFAYYKKNNGGRNQTYDFDKELLMGDAFTPWKEFNHPTYGKIEVGGFKKNFGRATPGFMLEEEAHRNMAFTFYHAYHMPHLSIAAISEKKLSGGLKEITVTIKNDRLMPTHASQDLKYNITRPDYVSISGVNVVAGMLVTDADFNVTEEQKTNPAKMRVHNIPGNDVVKVRWIVKGNSKFTVTVDSAKGGIVTKRSN from the coding sequence ATGAAAATCAACAAAAATATATTAAAATCATTGTTGCTAGTATTTTTATTTCCATTAGCAATTGGTGCACAAAATAGTTCAGAAATTTTTAGAGCAGCCGGGTCACCACACAATCCAAAAGTTCAAATTTCATTTAATAGATATTACACTTCAGAAGGATTAGCTGCTTTGAGTAAAAAAATCGCAGATGCACATCCTAATTTGGTTAAAAGACAATCCATTGGTAAATCTGCTTTAGGAAAAGACATTTGGATGCTTGCTGTTACCAATTATAAAAAAGGAGATGCAGACAGAAAACCAGGATTTTATGTAGATGGAAATATTCACTCTAATGAAATTCAAGGTGGAGAAATTAGTATTTATACAGCTTGGTATTTAACAGAAAACTTTAACGACAACGAATACATTACCAACATGTTAAATGAGCGTATTTTTTATATTGTTCCAACAATAAATCCTGATGCTAGAAACGACTTTATGAAAGAGCCAAATACGGCACACAGTCCAAGATCTGGAATGATTCCTTTGGATGATGACAGAGACGGAAAATTTGACGAAGATGGTTATGATGATATTGATGGTGATGGCTCTATCACAAGAATGCGAAGAAAAAGTGACCACGGAAATTATATTATCGATCCACAAGATCCAAGAAAAATGATTCTTATTGGTCCAGATGATGTGGTTACAGCGCAACGTTACGAATATCTTGGAAATGAAGGAATAGATAATGATGGTGATGGAAGAATTAATGAAGATACACACGGATATTACGATCCAAATAGAGATTGGGGCTGGAAATGGCAACCAGATTATATTCAACGTGGCGCTTATAGATATCCGTTTTCTTTGCCAGAAACTAGAGCCGTTGCAGATTTTGTTTTAGCGCATCCAAATATTGCTGGTGCACAAAGTTTTCACAATTCTGGAGGAATGATTTTACGTGGCCCAGGAGCGAAAGAAGATTTAGCAACTTACAATAGACAAGACATCAGAATTTATGATGCAATTGGGAAAAAAGGAGAAAAAATGTTGCCAGGTTATCGTTATTTAACCGTTTATAAAGATTTGTATTCTGTATTTGGTGGCGAATTAGATTGGTTTTATGGAAGTAGAGGTGTTTACACGTTTACCAATGAAATTTTCTCTCAATTCGCCTATTATAAGAAGAATAATGGCGGAAGAAACCAAACCTATGATTTTGACAAAGAATTATTAATGGGTGATGCTTTTACTCCATGGAAAGAATTTAATCATCCAACCTACGGGAAAATAGAAGTTGGTGGATTTAAAAAGAATTTTGGAAGAGCAACTCCAGGTTTTATGTTAGAAGAAGAAGCACACAGAAATATGGCGTTTACTTTTTATCATGCATATCACATGCCTCATTTATCAATTGCAGCTATTTCTGAAAAGAAACTAAGTGGCGGATTGAAAGAAATTACAGTAACTATTAAAAATGATCGTTTAATGCCAACACATGCAAGTCAAGATTTAAAATACAATATTACAAGACCAGATTATGTAAGTATTTCTGGAGTTAATGTTGTTGCAGGAATGTTGGTTACTGATGCAGATTTTAACGTAACTGAAGAACAAAAAACAAATCCAGCTAAAATGAGAGTTCATAACATTCCTGGAAATGATGTTGTTAAAGTTCGTTGGATTGTAAAAGGAAATTCTAAATTTACTGTGACAGTTGATAGTGCAAAAGGTGGAATTGTTACAAAAAGAAGTAATTAA
- a CDS encoding M14 family metallopeptidase has translation MFNKKQAITLFSGLLFCLTSLQISAQTDYSNYSKFSQRLKTLQSQNASDSKLETLTTTVGGYKIWALTLSKGNAKNKPAIAIVSGVDGSLILGPEMVLQIAENILKNHADVLEKTTFYIFPNMSPNATENYFSSVKHYKNGNARSTDDDRDGEFNEDPFDDLNKDGFITMMRVEDITGDYIKLKEDERILVKADKNEGEIGKYKLLTEGIDNDKDGQFNEDGKGGILFNKNFSYNYQYFKPGAGEHAISEKENRALLEFLYDQWNIFSIVTLGPENNLSNPLKYNASGSKKRVVTSILKDDAALNKFLSEKYNKITGTKDAPISNGKGGDFFEWSYFHFGKLALSTPGWWVPKVKDSAKKASKNKYVNYLNWAKKENISNAFVDWKPIHHPDFPNQKVEVGGITPYKMINPPYKMVADISKKHTDFIIELAKMQPNITLQNLTSEAVGNGLTRISVDVHNSGLLPTHTEMGEKSRWLRKIKVAVKLHKNQQIISGKEITLVNSIDGDSSQHFSWLIKGKGSVSIEAGTSHTGSDSATIKLK, from the coding sequence ATGTTCAACAAAAAACAGGCAATTACCCTTTTTTCTGGGTTGCTTTTTTGCTTAACTTCTTTGCAAATTTCGGCACAAACCGATTATAGCAATTACAGCAAATTCTCTCAACGACTTAAAACTTTACAAAGTCAAAATGCATCTGACAGCAAATTAGAAACACTTACAACTACTGTTGGTGGATATAAAATTTGGGCACTGACTTTATCAAAAGGAAATGCTAAAAACAAACCAGCAATTGCTATTGTTAGCGGTGTTGATGGTTCTCTTATTTTAGGTCCAGAGATGGTTCTTCAAATTGCAGAAAATATTTTAAAAAATCATGCAGATGTATTAGAGAAAACTACCTTTTACATTTTTCCTAATATGAGTCCGAATGCCACAGAAAACTATTTTTCATCCGTAAAACATTACAAAAATGGTAATGCAAGAAGTACTGATGATGATAGAGATGGCGAATTTAACGAAGATCCTTTTGACGATTTAAACAAAGACGGTTTCATTACCATGATGCGTGTAGAAGATATCACTGGAGATTATATCAAACTAAAAGAAGACGAAAGAATACTTGTGAAAGCTGATAAAAATGAAGGTGAAATAGGTAAATACAAATTGCTAACTGAAGGAATAGATAACGATAAAGACGGACAATTTAATGAAGACGGTAAAGGTGGTATTCTTTTCAACAAAAACTTCAGTTACAATTATCAATATTTTAAACCTGGTGCTGGAGAACACGCAATCTCTGAAAAAGAAAACAGGGCTCTGTTAGAGTTTTTATATGACCAATGGAACATCTTTTCAATTGTTACTTTGGGTCCAGAAAACAATCTTTCAAATCCATTAAAATACAATGCTTCTGGCTCAAAGAAAAGAGTGGTAACGAGTATTTTAAAAGACGATGCGGCATTAAATAAATTCTTATCAGAAAAGTACAACAAAATTACTGGAACAAAAGACGCGCCAATTTCTAACGGAAAAGGTGGTGATTTCTTTGAATGGTCTTATTTTCATTTCGGAAAGTTAGCTTTATCAACTCCAGGTTGGTGGGTTCCGAAAGTAAAAGATTCAGCAAAAAAAGCTTCAAAAAACAAATATGTAAACTATTTAAATTGGGCAAAAAAAGAAAACATCAGCAATGCTTTTGTTGATTGGAAACCAATACATCATCCTGATTTCCCAAATCAAAAAGTAGAAGTTGGCGGAATTACTCCATATAAGATGATAAATCCACCTTATAAAATGGTTGCAGATATCAGCAAAAAGCACACAGATTTTATCATCGAATTGGCAAAAATGCAACCAAATATTACACTTCAAAACCTAACTTCTGAAGCTGTAGGAAATGGATTGACAAGAATTTCTGTGGATGTTCATAACAGCGGATTATTGCCTACTCATACAGAAATGGGTGAAAAATCTAGATGGTTGCGAAAAATAAAAGTTGCGGTTAAGTTGCATAAAAATCAACAAATTATAAGCGGAAAAGAAATTACGCTGGTAAACAGTATTGATGGTGATAGTAGTCAACATTTTTCTTGGCTAATTAAAGGAAAAGGAAGCGTTAGCATAGAAGCTGGAACTTCTCATACAGGATCAGACTCAGCAACAATCAAACTAAAATAA
- a CDS encoding acyl-CoA thioesterase, which produces MEFTVTFKTKWADFDANRHMRHTAYNDYAAEVRVRYFKEHGMSIEDFAKENLGPILFKEETNFYKEIHIGEDITVNLTLKALSKNLERWKLQHQIFNEADKLAAQVNVYGAWIDLEKRKLSAPSEKFKDLFSSLDRTEDFEEIILKR; this is translated from the coding sequence ATGGAATTCACAGTTACATTCAAAACCAAATGGGCAGATTTTGATGCAAATAGACATATGCGACATACTGCATATAATGATTATGCCGCAGAAGTTAGAGTGCGGTATTTTAAAGAACACGGAATGTCTATTGAAGATTTTGCCAAAGAAAATTTAGGTCCCATTTTATTTAAAGAAGAAACCAATTTTTATAAAGAAATCCATATCGGAGAGGACATCACAGTAAACCTAACATTAAAAGCATTGTCAAAAAATCTAGAACGTTGGAAGCTACAACATCAAATCTTTAACGAAGCGGACAAACTAGCTGCACAAGTAAATGTGTACGGTGCTTGGATCGATTTAGAGAAAAGAAAACTCTCCGCTCCGTCAGAAAAATTTAAGGACTTATTTTCTAGCTTAGACAGAACAGAAGATTTTGAAGAAATTATTCTGAAAAGATAA
- a CDS encoding carboxy terminal-processing peptidase, which translates to MKRAFKFIIPFVALFILASSFTTNPVKKDPNKDKVLISVINYMLTNGHYLPKDLDDAFSEHVFNDFIKGLDPSKRYFTQKDIEDFAKYKYLIDNQLKKSDLTFYNLVYGRFTEKIKTAKKYYEEILAQPFNFNKRETIDIDYDKTPFPKNENELINNWRKQLKLNTLSRVQEKQDLETEKAKSDKKFKKSSFKTLETAARKEVLKNMDELYIRIEELENSDWFSTFLNSVISGFDPHSTYMAPSVKERFDVDMSGKIEGIGARLQKKGIYTHVFEVVSGGPAWKQGELEVGDIILKVAQADEEPLDIVGMRLDDAIKFIKGKKGTEVRLTVKKKLDNSVRVISITRDIVNLEETFVKSSVVLKDGKKYGVINLPKFYIDFSDKNFRDSAKDMEKEIANLKKENVEGLLIDLRNNGGGSLKTAIEIAGLFISEGPVVQVKYRGENARVQNDKDPKIQWDGPLVVLVNELSASASEIFAAAMQDYNRAVIIGSNQTYGKGTVQNILPINKFYPDYKEDLGFLKMTIQKFYRVNGGSTQIEGVYSDIAMPDRYSYMKFGERDLEGALAWDKVPKATYSPTNSYENFSDVVNESKERIMQNSSFTLINDYAKWLKKGQDDTTYSLNFKQFTKEAKKHQKEGEKFKSVFKFESNLKFQSPKSELPLIKKEIIDGDKRTAWHQNLAKDIYINEALNVLSELKMRNLNQIVQH; encoded by the coding sequence ATGAAGAGAGCATTTAAATTTATCATTCCGTTTGTAGCCTTATTTATACTAGCATCTAGTTTTACAACAAACCCCGTAAAAAAGGACCCTAATAAAGACAAGGTTTTAATTTCTGTAATCAATTACATGCTTACAAATGGGCATTATTTACCGAAAGATTTAGACGATGCTTTTTCTGAACACGTTTTTAACGATTTCATCAAAGGTTTAGACCCGTCTAAAAGATACTTTACACAAAAAGACATTGAAGATTTTGCGAAATACAAATACTTGATAGACAATCAACTTAAAAAATCAGATTTAACTTTTTATAATTTAGTGTATGGTAGATTTACAGAAAAAATTAAAACTGCAAAAAAATATTATGAAGAAATTTTAGCGCAACCTTTTAATTTTAACAAAAGAGAAACTATTGATATAGATTATGATAAAACTCCTTTTCCAAAAAACGAAAACGAATTAATCAATAATTGGAGAAAACAATTAAAATTAAATACACTTAGTAGAGTTCAAGAAAAACAAGATTTAGAAACCGAAAAAGCAAAAAGTGATAAAAAATTCAAAAAATCATCTTTTAAAACATTAGAAACTGCTGCAAGAAAAGAAGTTTTAAAAAACATGGATGAATTGTACATCCGAATAGAAGAATTAGAAAATTCTGATTGGTTTTCTACTTTTTTAAACAGTGTAATTAGTGGTTTTGACCCTCACTCTACCTACATGGCACCAAGCGTAAAAGAAAGATTTGACGTAGATATGTCTGGTAAAATTGAAGGAATTGGAGCAAGATTACAGAAAAAAGGAATTTACACGCATGTTTTTGAAGTTGTTTCTGGCGGCCCAGCTTGGAAACAAGGAGAATTGGAAGTTGGAGATATTATTTTAAAAGTTGCACAGGCTGATGAAGAACCTTTAGATATTGTTGGAATGCGTTTAGACGATGCTATTAAATTTATCAAAGGAAAAAAAGGCACAGAAGTTCGATTAACTGTGAAGAAAAAATTAGACAACTCTGTACGTGTAATTTCTATTACAAGAGACATTGTTAATTTAGAAGAAACTTTTGTGAAATCTAGTGTTGTTCTAAAAGACGGAAAAAAATACGGTGTTATAAACTTGCCAAAATTTTACATCGATTTTAGTGATAAAAACTTTAGAGATTCTGCAAAAGACATGGAAAAAGAAATTGCAAATCTTAAAAAAGAAAATGTAGAAGGATTGCTTATCGATTTAAGAAATAATGGTGGAGGATCTTTAAAAACTGCGATTGAAATTGCTGGATTATTTATCAGTGAAGGCCCCGTTGTACAAGTAAAATACAGAGGAGAAAACGCAAGAGTTCAGAATGATAAAGATCCTAAAATACAATGGGACGGTCCTTTAGTTGTTTTAGTAAATGAATTATCTGCTTCTGCTTCAGAAATTTTTGCAGCAGCGATGCAAGATTACAACAGGGCTGTTATTATTGGAAGCAATCAAACATACGGAAAAGGAACAGTACAGAATATTTTGCCAATCAATAAATTTTATCCAGATTATAAAGAAGATTTAGGCTTCTTAAAAATGACCATTCAAAAATTTTATAGAGTTAACGGCGGTTCTACACAAATAGAAGGTGTGTATTCTGATATTGCAATGCCAGACAGATATAGTTATATGAAATTTGGCGAAAGAGATTTAGAAGGTGCATTGGCTTGGGATAAAGTTCCGAAAGCAACCTACTCCCCAACAAACTCTTACGAAAATTTTAGCGATGTTGTCAATGAAAGCAAAGAAAGAATTATGCAAAATTCTAGTTTTACGTTGATTAATGATTATGCAAAATGGTTGAAAAAAGGACAAGATGACACTACCTATTCTTTAAACTTTAAACAATTTACTAAAGAAGCTAAAAAACACCAAAAAGAAGGTGAAAAATTTAAATCTGTATTTAAATTTGAATCTAATTTAAAATTTCAATCTCCAAAAAGCGAACTTCCTTTAATAAAAAAAGAAATTATTGACGGTGATAAAAGAACAGCTTGGCATCAAAATTTAGCAAAAGACATTTACATTAATGAAGCATTAAATGTATTGAGTGAGTTAAAAATGAGAAATTTGAATCAAATCGTTCAACACTAA
- the surE gene encoding 5'/3'-nucleotidase SurE produces MKKKPLILVTNDDGITAPGIRVLIEVMNEIGDVFVVAPDSPQSGMGHAITVDNVLHCNSITVDDGPQIEYSCSGTPADCVKMAVNSILNRKPDLCVSGINHGSNSSINVIYSGTMSAAVEAGIEGVPAIGFSLLDFNWHADFTASKKIIKQIVLEALNKKIPEATVLNVNIPNLPEKEIKGIKICRQANGNWQENFDKRTSPNGKEYYWLSGEFVCKDKGEDTDIWALNNGYVSVVPVQFDMTAHHTIQKLNTWDL; encoded by the coding sequence ATGAAAAAAAAACCTTTAATTTTAGTGACAAATGATGATGGAATAACGGCTCCTGGAATTCGAGTTTTAATAGAAGTGATGAATGAAATTGGAGACGTTTTTGTAGTTGCACCTGATAGTCCGCAAAGCGGAATGGGGCATGCAATTACAGTTGATAATGTGTTGCATTGCAATTCAATTACTGTAGATGATGGACCACAAATAGAATACAGTTGTTCTGGAACTCCAGCAGATTGTGTAAAGATGGCGGTAAATAGTATTTTAAATAGAAAGCCAGATTTGTGTGTTTCCGGAATCAATCACGGATCAAATTCATCGATAAACGTCATTTATTCTGGTACGATGAGTGCTGCCGTAGAAGCAGGAATTGAAGGTGTTCCTGCAATTGGTTTTTCGTTGTTAGATTTTAATTGGCATGCAGATTTTACAGCATCCAAAAAAATAATAAAACAAATTGTGTTGGAAGCTTTAAACAAGAAGATTCCGGAAGCTACCGTTTTAAATGTAAACATTCCAAATTTGCCAGAAAAAGAGATCAAAGGAATCAAAATTTGTAGACAGGCAAATGGAAATTGGCAAGAAAATTTCGACAAAAGAACAAGTCCAAACGGAAAAGAATATTATTGGTTGTCTGGCGAATTTGTTTGTAAAGACAAAGGGGAAGACACAGATATTTGGGCCTTAAATAACGGTTATGTTTCTGTAGTTCCTGTTCAGTTTGACATGACTGCGCATCACACAATACAAAAATTAAACACATGGGATTTATAA
- the lpxB gene encoding lipid-A-disaccharide synthase, which yields MKYYIIAGEASGDLHGSNLIKALFQQDENAIIRCWGGDLMENAGATLVKHYKELAFMGFVEVLANIPTIFKNISFCKNDIEVFQPDVVVFIDYSGFNLRIAKWAKQKGFRTNYYISPQVWASRSSRVEKIKRDIDMMNVILPFEKEFYAKRNYDVNFVGHPLIDAIADRKQVGEIAFRKENNLGNKKIIALLPGSRKQEIIKMLSVMLSVVDDFKEYQFVIAGAPSQDFSFYQQFIKTENVQFINNKTYDLLSISFAALVTSGTATLETALFKVPQVVCYKGSAITFAIAKRIITLKFISLVNLIMDKEVVTELIQSDFNTKTLTKELTKILDESHREKVFLAYYELEKRLGGKGASEESARLIIEGIT from the coding sequence ATGAAATACTACATTATTGCTGGAGAAGCTTCAGGAGATTTACACGGTTCTAACTTGATAAAAGCATTGTTTCAACAAGACGAAAATGCAATTATTAGATGTTGGGGTGGAGATTTAATGGAAAATGCAGGAGCAACGTTGGTAAAGCATTATAAGGAATTGGCTTTTATGGGTTTTGTGGAAGTGTTGGCAAACATTCCTACCATATTTAAAAATATTTCTTTTTGTAAGAATGATATTGAAGTATTTCAGCCAGATGTTGTCGTTTTTATTGATTATTCCGGATTTAATTTACGAATTGCAAAATGGGCAAAACAAAAAGGTTTTAGAACCAATTATTATATTTCTCCACAAGTTTGGGCATCTAGATCTAGCAGAGTAGAAAAGATTAAGAGAGATATTGACATGATGAATGTAATTCTTCCTTTCGAAAAAGAGTTTTATGCAAAACGTAATTATGATGTCAATTTTGTTGGTCATCCTTTAATTGATGCCATTGCCGATAGAAAACAAGTTGGTGAAATCGCTTTTAGAAAAGAAAACAATTTAGGCAATAAAAAAATTATTGCATTGTTACCAGGAAGTAGAAAGCAAGAAATTATAAAAATGTTGTCTGTAATGCTTTCTGTGGTTGATGATTTTAAAGAATATCAATTTGTAATTGCTGGCGCGCCAAGTCAAGATTTTTCTTTTTATCAGCAATTTATAAAAACAGAAAATGTGCAGTTTATCAATAATAAAACCTACGATTTGTTAAGCATTTCGTTTGCTGCTTTGGTAACTTCTGGAACAGCAACTTTAGAAACCGCGTTGTTTAAAGTGCCGCAAGTTGTGTGTTATAAAGGAAGCGCCATTACGTTTGCAATTGCAAAGCGAATTATTACCTTAAAATTTATTTCGTTGGTCAATTTAATTATGGATAAAGAAGTGGTAACGGAGTTAATTCAGAGCGATTTTAACACCAAAACATTAACCAAAGAACTCACCAAAATTTTAGATGAATCTCATCGAGAAAAAGTATTTTTAGCATATTACGAATTAGAAAAAAGACTTGGAGGAAAAGGTGCTTCAGAGGAATCTGCAAGATTAATTATTGAAGGAATAACATAA